From the genome of Triticum aestivum cultivar Chinese Spring chromosome 3B, IWGSC CS RefSeq v2.1, whole genome shotgun sequence, one region includes:
- the LOC123067830 gene encoding E3 ubiquitin-protein ligase RING1-like: protein MAMSKHAAGLAAVAGPVVVRQVEATTICFSEDPAPANTGYLFAVMVTCYVKRSLDFRGHGQRPYVLEQEYIWDGSDTATTTFLVRDLSTLQSDGACRWALRGMLAELPQVRALDLPEDEWDAVVPADVVPQIVRLAHGDDASYGFTFCFAMEVNRRFIHGELALLMACKEWELGGSKRADDCPICLDGLELEGQPAVELPCKHPFHSQCISTWFSKKTTCPMCRGDVRLCALPEFLNL from the coding sequence ATGGCGATGTCGAAGCATGCCGCCGGCCTCGCCGCCGTCGCTGGCCCAGTAGTCGTGCGCCAGGTGGAGGCGACCACGATCTGCTTCTCCGAGGATCCCGCGCCGGCCAACACCGGCTACCTGTTCGCGGTGATGGTGACGTGCTACGTGAAGCGGTCCCTGGACTTCCGCGGGCACGGCCAGCGCCCGTACGTGCTGGAGCAGGAGTACATCTGGGATGGCAGCGACACCGCCACCACCACATTCCTCGTCAGAGACCTCTCCACGCTCCAGAGCGACGGCGCCTGCCGCTGGGCCCTCCGCGGGATGCTGGCGGAGCTGCCGCAGGTCCGGGCGCTCGACCTTCCCGAGGACGAGTGGGACGCCGTCGTGCCGGCGGACGTCGTGCCGCAGATCGTCCGCCTGGCGCACGGTGACGACGCCAGCTACGGCTTCACCTTCTGCTTCGCGATGGAGGTGAACCGGCGGTTCATACACGGCGAGCTGGCCCTCCTTATGGCTTGCAAGGAGTGGGAGCTGGGCGGCAGCAAGAGGGCCGACGACTGCCCGATCTGCTTGGATGGCCTGGAGCTGGAAGGACAGCCCGCCGTGGAGCTGCCGTGCAAGCACCCGTTCCACAGCCAGTGCATTTCCACATGGTTTTCTAAGAAGACAACTTGCCCGATGTGCCGTGGCGACGTGAGGCTCTGCGCTCTGCCGGAGTTTCTCAACCTGTAG